A region from the Aegilops tauschii subsp. strangulata cultivar AL8/78 chromosome 5, Aet v6.0, whole genome shotgun sequence genome encodes:
- the LOC141023173 gene encoding aspartyl protease 25-like, translating to MQWTIHAQRVRFLSHPPQRCARERRAHNETVAFADNAEVHGVVIGCAHTTTGFHNHEVLAGVLGLGKQRPSLIWTRLHQHGHDGRFSYCLFGPRHPNRHGFLRFGADVPATGHMRSTKILYMCMTDPEFSPYHVGLTGVSVVSIAGLPLSMPHGRIKELFQRHKLHDGRWSDGCVIDPGTGMTVMIKPAYDLLVHAVEERVRRLGLPKVERDQYPVCFRGATRAVFEHLPTVTLHLDDDLVLQPQQLFVLVHQDACLTVMPSEHITIIGAMQQVNTRFVYDIAAGRIHFAHEDCHGDMGGQN from the coding sequence ATGCAATGGACCATCCACGCGCAAAGAGTGCGATTTTTGAGCCACCCGCCTCAACGGTGCGCGCGTGAGCGGCGTGCTCATAACGAGACCGTCGCCTTCGCGGACAACGCGGAAGTTCATGGCGTCGTCATCGGCTGCGCGCACACCACTACGGGGTTCCACAACCACGAAGTGCTCGCCGGCGTCCTTGGCCTAGGCAAGCAGAGACCGTCGCTCATCTGGACTCGGCTCCACCAGCACGGGCACGACGGACGCTTCTCCTACTGCCTCTTCGGACCCAGGCATCCGAACAGGCACGGCTTCCTCCGGTTTGGCGCCGACGTCCCGGCCACGGGCCACATGAGGAGCACCAAGATCCTCTACATGTGCATGACCGACCCGGAGTTCAGCCCCTACCACGTCGGCCTCACAGGCGTCAGTGTCGTCAGTATCGCCGGGCTGCCCCTGAGCATGCCACATGGCAGGATCAAGGAGCTGTTCCAGCGCCACAAGTTGCACGACGGCAGGTGGTCCGACGGTTGCGTGATCGATCCCGGGACGGGCATGACAGTGATGATCAAGCCCGCGTATGACCTCCTAGTGCACGCGGTGGAAGAGCGTGTCAGGAGGCTGGGGCTGCCGAAAGTGGAGCGCGACCAGTACCCCGTCTGCTTCCGCGGCGCAACTCGAGCCGTCTTCGAGCACCTGCCGACGGTGACGCTGCACTTGGACGATGACCTAGTGCTCCAGCCACAGcagctcttcgtcctcgtccacCAAGACGCCTGCCTTACCGTGATGCCGAGCGAGCACATCACCATCATCGGCGCGATGCAGCAGGTGAACACGCGCTTCGTCTACGACATCGCAGCGGGCAGGATCCACTTTGCCCATGAGGACTGCCATGGCGACATGGGAGGCCAGAATTGA